The Agrobacterium larrymoorei sequence CCATGGTCAGAAGCGACGACGAACTCACCCTCGTCTGCCTGCAGAACCGTGTACCAACGACCGTCGAAGTCGAACCAAACTGGCGCTGCTTGCGCAGCCTCGGCCCGATCCCGTTTAATGCGACAGGTATTCTCCAATCGCTGATTCAGCCGATCTCCGAACAAGGTATTGGCGTCTTCGTGCTATGCACATTTGACGGCGAGCATATTCTCGTGCCGGAGAAAGACTGGGACAAAGCAGCACGTTCGCTTCAAGAGGCAGGGCACGTCTTCGTTCCGTAGACGAAAACCGGTCATCCTCGCATAGACATCGGAAGCGCATCCTCACTTCGATTCGCGGCATCGTTGGGAGCAGAATTTCACATGATCCCAGTCTTTCGCCCATTTCTTCCGCCAGACGAAGGGACGCCCGCAGACGGGGCATATCTTGGACGGCAGTTCGGATTTCTTGCGCTGTTTCGGCATTGAAGCGCCTCTGATCCTTCTCCAGCTTACGGCAACGACCGCGTTCCAGATCTTGCGACGACCAAATCACACGGTCCATATAGGAATTCGGTATGATCAATACTTGACGGCAACCAATTATGCCCCATGACAGTCTTACAACCGGTCGATCATCTGGAAGACATCATGGCTTTTGAACAATTCGTCACCGATTACGGCATCGCGGCCGTATTGATTGGCTCCGGGGTCGAGGGAGAGACCGTGGCATTCCTGGGCGGCGTGCTTGCCCACAAAGGCATGTTTCCATACTGGCAGGTGGCCGTTGCCGCCGCGCTGGGCTCATTCCTGGCGGATCAAATTCTTTTTTATCTCGGGCGCTATGCCAGCGGCATCAACGCCGTCAAACGCCTGACCGCAAAACCCGCCATGACGCGGGTTACCTCATGGCTCGAAAAGCACCCAAACGCCTTTATCTTCTTTTTCCGCTTCGTCTACGGCATTCGCACGATCAGCCCGGTCGCAATCGGACTTTCTTCCATTTCGCCGCTTCGCTTCTTTGCCATCAACCTGGTCTCCGCCGCCACCTGGGGCACTCTCATCACCGCCGTTGGCTATGGACTGGGGCAGGCAATCGAGACTCTGATCGGAAGGCTCGGGCTTGGCCACCACATGGCCATCGCCATCATTCCTGCCCTTGCCGTCATCGCCGCCATCGCATTCGGTGCGCATCACTACTTGCGGTCCTCGGAGAAGACATAAGCGGCCCGCGTCGGCGCGACGACGCGCAAAGGATCATCGCGCAGGCAGTTCGGTCGCTCCTGTTTGCCGCCTTTGCTCGTCAATCTGGCGCTGCTGGTCTTGGAAGCGTTGATCATATCCGGCAAAAGCGCGATCCAGTTCGGGCCGGGGAACCTGCGCATCGCGCAAATCCTTGATCTCGGCTTCCATACGGATCCTGTCTTCGGAGCTTCGCTGCTGACGCCACTCCATCTCCTGCCGCGTCACCATCCGCTCCGTCATCGCAATGATGCTCTGCTGTGTGGTGTCCGCCAGCTTCGCGACTGCCGTCTGCGCCAGCTCGGAGTTCTTCAGGATCGCGGAATCGAGCCGGCTCTGATCCTTGCTTAGCGTGCCATAGACGAAGGCGCTCAGCGCCGCCAAGATTGTGAAGGATACGCCGACCGCCGACCAGACGACCGGCCATTGCGTGCGGCTGCGCTCCGCAAGGCTGGCGGACAGGCCCGAGATCGACGTGCGCATCTCATTGGCGATCGCCGACATGGTGTTTTCCACCTGCTTGAAACCGGAGCGCATCTCGGTTTCAAGATCGCTTTGCCGGCGCCCGAGATTGGTCACGCGCTCGCCGAGCTGCGCCGTGGCAGCATCGCTATAGGCGCGGTGGGCTTCGTGGTCATTCATCTCTTCAAGTCCTGTCATTGCCTGATGCTTCGTTGCGCAGCTTGCGGCTTCGTCACGTCGAAGCGCGTCTTCACACCGTCGTAGAATGATGCGCAGCGCCCTATGCGCCTGTCGGTGAGATCGGCGGCAACCTCCCAACGCAACTGTGTATTGCGCGGCTTCTCGACCCCGTATTTCGGGATCACCCGCTCCATCGGCTGGCGGCATTCCTCAGGCAGATCCGGCAGGCGCACACCGGCAGCCATCCTGCCCTTCGCATCAGCGGCGGCAATCAGCCGCGCCTCTTTGCTGGCACAGCCAGAGACGGTCAGCATCGCTCCAGCGGTAATCGCCATCATCCATTGTCTGATTGTCATTGCGGATCGCCTCTTCGAGTTCAGCCTGGCGTTTCTGTTGCGTGAGAGCGTCGGCCACCGCGCGCTTCCGGTAATCCTCCAGCGCCTGTGCCGCCGCATTGCGCTGCCGCTCAAGCTCCGCCGCCCTGGCTTCGGCAGCAGTCTTTTCCGAAAGCAGCACATACCCTTTCAGCAGTGCCGCATCATGCGAGGAAAGCCACAGCAGAAAGCCGCCGAAGACAAGCAAGACGGCGATGATGAGCGTTGCAATGCGCCCCAAAAGCGAAGTCGGGAAAAGCATACTCATAGGCCGCTCACACAAAGCTCGGCTTCACCGACACGCTGCGCGTCCCCCATCTCACGGCGATTGACGAGCCCGCGCACGATGCGCCCACCCGCCCGATTAAACGCCGTCTGCGCCTCACACGCCGCCCGCCACTGCCCAGCCTCAATCCGAGCCTTCGCCGTCGACCGGCACCAGGCCCCGACACCAAAATTATAGGATCCCGAAATCATCGACGCGCGAACGCTGACAGGTGCAGCCGCAAGCTTCGGCGAACACTGCATGATCGGCTGATAATAATCATCATGCACGCGGCGCAAGAGCATATCGCGACACTGCGCCTTCGTCTTCGTCATGCCAGGGCCAATGCCCTGCGTCTCGCCATAACAAATGTCCCAGATCTTCGCGAACGGATCCCAATGGGACGTCAACACCAGCCCTTCCCAGGGAATGATGGCCTTCTCCACGGCCAAAATGACGGCAGGGTGCATCCTCCCGGCAACAGCGTAACGGTCATAAGCGGCATATCCACCGGCTGCGATCGCGGCTAAGACACCAGCAACGGCCGCCTTACCGCGCCTCGTCGGCGCGATCTTGTTTATCGGCATCGATTATTCCTTTCTGGACGAGTATTCGGGAAATAAAGGCCGCGCAGGTCGCGGCTCCGGAGAGGGCGGCGAACAGGCCGCGAGGGATATCGAGATAGCCGTCGATGAGGGGGAGAGCGACTTCCAGACCAGAAAACAGACCGGCGAGCACGATCCATCGAATGGACCAGGCGCGCTTCAGCACCTGCCACAGTGCGTCATGAGCACGTGAGAAGCTTACATATTTCGCGTTATGTCTTGATACGATAACTATCGACTACTGATTGAGTCCAATAGCGTGTTGTAGCTTACACGATCACATATTGGCCGGATAATAGGCATAGGCGAGCGCGTGAGACGTCAACAAACCCAGCTTCGGGAATCAGGCAGAAGGAACTTTCTTAACTTAATGCCAAGCTGATCAGGTGGGAATGAGTTTTCTTTATATTAGAAAATAATGAATTATAGGAGGTGAATCCGCATACCCGCATATAGAACGAGAGGAATAGCAACGATGCGCAACTTCATAACGTGGCTCCGATATGTTTTAGACGTTGAGAAACCCTATTACGATTACGACACGGACTGGTACGCATATGACAAGAATTGGAAAGGAGTATCTACCTGTCAAAAGATCGCCATTTTGACTAGCGCATCTATTTTTGGATTGGCCTTGGTACTCTCCAGTTGAAGATTGCAGCTGTGAAAGAAAATATGGAAATTTGTGGTAGCGGAGGTTATGGAGTGCCTTTAGAGTTATAGAATCCCGGCCGTGTCAGCTGTTAATGGAGTTAATATGGACAACCGCGGAACAGCTGCAGTCACTATGGTTGTGACGTCTTGTAATCGCTTCGATTTGCTGGAGAGGACGCTTTCGTCCTTTACTGCCCACAACGATTACCCGATCAGGCGGCTTATCCTGATCGAGGACTCGGGCAATCTCGCGGTAAAAACCGTTGCTGATAAATTCCCAGAACTCAACATCGAAGTAATTATAAATTCGCCAAGCTTGGGACAATATGCCTCAATTGATAAGGCATATTCTATGGTAGACACTGAGTTTATTTTCCACTGCGAAGATGACTGGGAGTTTTCCCAGCCGGATGTTATTCGGAACTCGGTTTTGCTTATGGAGGCTGACCCCTCTATAGCTCTCGTGTGGCCGAGGAGTGATGCAGGCGCTCCTCCGTGGCTGAAAAAACGCCCGTACCAAGAACTCAATGGTGTGTCGATGAGACCAATCGACCCGAAAGCGCACCATGTATGGGGAAACTTTACCTTCAATCCCGGGCTACGCAGACTTTCGCATTATAAGATGATGCCGGGAGGATACTCGGCAATGGGTGAAGCACGCACTAGCATCTATCTTAAACGGCAAGGTTATCGCGCTGTCGTTCTCGCTAACGGCGGCGTTCGGCATATCGGCGGAGAAGGTAGATCGACCGGCAGTGCGTTTGCGACTATCGCTACAGGCAAGAAGACATCGAAGCTGTCTGGCAGAATTTCGCGCGCTCGGTTATCTCTTAGACGCAGGTTATCGCACATGATGTGGAGGCTTTCGTTGTTCTTTGCGTCAGAAAAATCGTAATAACCGGAACGATCTGCGTATAAGCTAGATACTACCACGACCCAGAACATTTCAAATCGGGAAGATCGACAACAGCGTCGGGCTGCACCGCATCTATAAGGTCTGCCTCGACAGCGCGTCATTATTATGCTTGATCGCATCAAGAGTGCCGTTCCTCGATCTGCTCAGGGATCACCTTGATTCGCCTATAGACTGCCTCGATCTCCACTAGTCAATTTTTATGCAGTTCAGCGATGGCAGACTTACCGCGCTTCGTTGTCGCGATCTTGTATATCAAAATCAGTTGAACCTTTCTGAACGAGGATTCGGGAGATGAAGGCGGCACATGTTGCGAAACCCGAGAGCGCGGCAAGCAGACCACGAGGAATATCGACATTGCCATCAATAATGGGGAGGAAGACTTCGAGCCCCGAGAGAACACCGGCGAGCACGATCCACCGGACGGACCAGGCGCGCTTCAGCACCTCTTGCCAATTTGTGATGAGCATTGATTTTTCCTTTGGAGCGGCTACGGCCAGTAGGAGGGGTTCGTGGCGTAATCTGCGGGAATCTGAGGAAGCGCTTTCAGGGCGAAATACGATGCAAAAAGAGGCTGGCGCCATGTGGCGGCGGCATCAAGGACACGCCACCATTCCGAAGCGGTTACGAAAGTCGGGCCGGTATCAGTCTTGATTCCGATCTTCCGGTTTGGCTCACCCATATTTATAGCAGCTTGCGCAAGAGGCGTTACCTCCTGCATCCATCTGTTCATATCGGAGGGCGCGGTTCCGAAGTGGTGGGTTCCGCGTTCATCCTCAAAGGTCCAATCGAAGCCAGACGACAGGCGGCGATCAAGCTCAGCGGTGAGCAGTTCAGCCGCTGGCGCAGCTTCAAGCCACTTTTGGCCGTTCCATATCTGCCGGCCATCTAGGGGTGCGGTAGGCACTTCAATGCCGATTTGAAAATCTACCGGCATCTCTTCATCGAGTCCGTCGAAGGAGCCAAGATAGTTTCCGTTCGCGTCCACATAGAAACGCTGGGCTGTCGTCACCTCTACGGCGTTGGCGAATTCTTCGGGCCTCCCGCGATCAGCGTCGTCGTATCCGTCGAGGTAATTTCCGTTCACGTCAACATAGAATCTTTTCATTAGGGCCTCCCGATCACAATGATATCAAAGTTGCCAGGGCCAAATCTCCCTACTCCCCCGCCGCCTTTACTAACATAGGGAATACCATCGGAGCCAAAATTCACCCTAATGTTTGTTGCGTCCACGTTGACAGTGTAACCTTGCCCTTGAGCATAGTTCTCGTCGCGCGCTGCTGTGTTTGCTGGCATAGGAAGCCTGTCGCCCACAGCGTAACCGCCGAAGGCTACTTTACAGACGAAGATTACAATCACTTCCTTTGGAATATAAGGCTTGCCGTGAGCAACGACAACGACAGAGCTACCCGCCCACGTTTGCTGGGTGCTTACGAACCCCCGGAGAGCTTCACTTATGCCTGCACCAAACTCGGTTGCCATGTAGGCGGAAAAGCTCACGTCGCCTGTAGAGGGATAAATTGCGGCGTTGCCTCCGCTAACTTCTACACGCAGGGAACCGCCAGAGATATTGACATAGCCAGCTGGACCGAACGTGTAGCGATTACCATCCCAACCAAAAAATTGGTTACCACCTGCCCAACCTAAAAAGCCAGTCCCGTCACTTCTGTTTAGCTGAACGTCCCCGTTGGATTGGAGCTTCGAGTAACTCCCATGGGTTCCCGGCCCGAAAAGCACATCCCCTGTCAAAATGCCGCCGACCTTTTCAAGAAAGCCCTGCGAGACCGTTTGATAAATCCCATAGGCTTTACGGTACCAGTGAAACGCTGAGAAAAGCCCACCCGCCACAGGGACGTTTTCAGCCTCGCCTGCCCAGCGACTTGCCAGCGCCGCCGATCCCGATGCATTTAAAGCGCTACTGGCCGCCGCGGTAGCGAACCCGGCAGACTCATCGCGGCTCTGTTTCGCACCCTGCGCAAACCCCTGCGCCGCCGCAATCTGCGTCATCGAAGGCTTTTCCTGGCCGGGTTCGACAGTCAGCGATCGTTCCGTCGCCTCCTTCACCGACTGGATCTGCATCACCATCTGGTCCAGACGGCGCTCTACCACTTCGGGATAATAGGCTCCCTGGTTTTCGAGCGAGGTCTCCTGCGTCAACGGCAGCCGGCGGACCAACGTCAGGGTCTGGCCGGTGAGA is a genomic window containing:
- a CDS encoding DUF2256 domain-containing protein; protein product: MPKQRKKSELPSKICPVCGRPFVWRKKWAKDWDHVKFCSQRCRESK
- a CDS encoding ACT domain-containing protein — protein: MSHAINLRTVPGVFSVARLSPDAALPAWFDGPGFSAMVRSDDELTLVCLQNRVPTTVEVEPNWRCLRSLGPIPFNATGILQSLIQPISEQGIGVFVLCTFDGEHILVPEKDWDKAARSLQEAGHVFVP
- a CDS encoding lysozyme; translated protein: MPINKIAPTRRGKAAVAGVLAAIAAGGYAAYDRYAVAGRMHPAVILAVEKAIIPWEGLVLTSHWDPFAKIWDICYGETQGIGPGMTKTKAQCRDMLLRRVHDDYYQPIMQCSPKLAAAPVSVRASMISGSYNFGVGAWCRSTAKARIEAGQWRAACEAQTAFNRAGGRIVRGLVNRREMGDAQRVGEAELCVSGL
- a CDS encoding glycosyltransferase family A protein, translated to MDNRGTAAVTMVVTSCNRFDLLERTLSSFTAHNDYPIRRLILIEDSGNLAVKTVADKFPELNIEVIINSPSLGQYASIDKAYSMVDTEFIFHCEDDWEFSQPDVIRNSVLLMEADPSIALVWPRSDAGAPPWLKKRPYQELNGVSMRPIDPKAHHVWGNFTFNPGLRRLSHYKMMPGGYSAMGEARTSIYLKRQGYRAVVLANGGVRHIGGEGRSTGSAFATIATGKKTSKLSGRISRARLSLRRRLSHMMWRLSLFFASEKS
- a CDS encoding DedA family protein → MAFEQFVTDYGIAAVLIGSGVEGETVAFLGGVLAHKGMFPYWQVAVAAALGSFLADQILFYLGRYASGINAVKRLTAKPAMTRVTSWLEKHPNAFIFFFRFVYGIRTISPVAIGLSSISPLRFFAINLVSAATWGTLITAVGYGLGQAIETLIGRLGLGHHMAIAIIPALAVIAAIAFGAHHYLRSSEKT
- a CDS encoding DUF7940 domain-containing protein is translated as MLITNWQEVLKRAWSVRWIVLAGVLSGLEVFLPIIDGNVDIPRGLLAALSGFATCAAFISRILVQKGSTDFDIQDRDNEAR
- a CDS encoding DUF7940 domain-containing protein; translated protein: MLKRAWSIRWIVLAGLFSGLEVALPLIDGYLDIPRGLFAALSGAATCAAFISRILVQKGIIDADKQDRADEAR